A single window of Usitatibacter rugosus DNA harbors:
- a CDS encoding low molecular weight protein-tyrosine-phosphatase — protein sequence MGVSVLVVCTGNICRSPTGEGVLRAKAKERGLDKAVHVASAGTHDYHIGDAPDARSMRHAIKRGYDLSAQRAQQVSEEHFEKYDYILAMDRSHLRILKALAPKGSRAKIGLYLEMSKSWKGEDVPDPYYGGPEGFETVLDMVEEAAEGWLDVMAAEIDPRAFRLDGAR from the coding sequence ATGGGTGTGAGTGTGCTGGTCGTCTGCACGGGAAACATCTGCCGCTCGCCCACGGGCGAGGGCGTGCTTCGCGCCAAGGCGAAGGAGCGAGGTCTCGACAAGGCGGTGCACGTCGCTTCGGCGGGGACGCACGACTATCACATCGGTGATGCGCCGGATGCTCGCTCGATGCGCCATGCCATCAAGCGCGGCTACGACCTGAGCGCACAACGGGCGCAACAGGTCTCGGAAGAGCACTTCGAGAAATACGACTACATCCTCGCGATGGATCGCTCGCACCTGCGCATCCTGAAGGCGCTGGCCCCCAAGGGCTCGCGCGCGAAGATCGGCCTCTATCTCGAGATGAGCAAGTCGTGGAAGGGCGAGGACGTGCCCGACCCTTACTACGGCGGCCCGGAGGGATTCGAGACCGTGCTCGACATGGTGGAGGAAGCGGCCGAGGGTTGGCTCGACGTGATGGCCGCGGAGATCGATCCCAGGGCGTTCAGGCTGGACGGCGCCCGTTAG
- the uvrB gene encoding excinuclease ABC subunit UvrB, which produces MDVATFPNSPFRLHRPFLPAGDQPQAIAKLVEGLGDGLAYQTLLGVTGSGKTYTMANVIAQTGRPALVIAPNKTLAAQLYSEFREFFPENSVEYFVSYYDYYQPEAYVPSRDLYIEKDSSINEHIEQMRLSATKSLLEKNDVVIVATVSCIYGIGDPSDYQDMRLLLREKDPIPQRQLLGRLAGMQYQRNDIDFRRGVFRVRGDTIDVFPAEHGETALRIQLFDDVVESLTLFDPLTGELLHKIPRFTLYAKSHYVTPRDTVLRAIETIKAELRERLDQFQQEGKLLELQRLQQRTHFDLEMMNELGFCKGIENYTRHLSGRAPGEPPPTLIDYLPHNALVVIDESHVTIPQIGGMFNGDRARKTTLVDYGFRLPSALDNRPLKFEEFERQVKQAVFVSATPADYEKTHAGQVVEQVVRPTGLVDPTVEVRPASSQVDDLLSEITKRVAVNERVLVTTLTKRMAEDLTDYLGEHGVKVRYLHSDVDTVERVEIIRDLRKGMFDVLVGINLLREGLDLPEVSLVAILDADKEGFLRSGRSLIQTIGRAARHINGRAILYADNMTDSMKLAIGETDRRRAKQVAFNLEHGIEPKGISKRIKDLIDGVYSSEDARDAKEARALAREDEKVESLGEKQLDKRIRTLEKEMLEAARNLEFERAAQMRDELRRLRDRLMMVGGEG; this is translated from the coding sequence ATGGACGTCGCCACCTTCCCCAACAGCCCCTTCCGGCTGCACCGCCCGTTTCTTCCCGCCGGCGACCAACCCCAGGCCATCGCAAAGCTGGTCGAGGGCCTCGGCGACGGCCTTGCCTACCAGACGCTGCTCGGCGTCACGGGCTCGGGCAAGACCTACACGATGGCCAACGTGATCGCCCAGACGGGGCGGCCCGCGCTGGTGATCGCCCCGAACAAGACGCTGGCGGCACAGCTCTACTCCGAGTTCCGCGAATTCTTCCCCGAGAACTCGGTGGAGTACTTCGTCTCGTACTACGACTACTACCAGCCCGAGGCGTACGTGCCCTCGCGCGACCTCTATATCGAGAAGGACTCCTCGATCAACGAGCACATCGAGCAGATGCGCCTGTCGGCCACCAAGAGCCTGCTCGAGAAGAACGACGTCGTGATCGTGGCGACGGTGTCCTGCATCTACGGTATCGGCGACCCGTCGGACTACCAGGACATGCGCCTGCTGCTGCGCGAGAAGGACCCGATTCCCCAGAGGCAGTTGCTGGGGCGCCTGGCCGGCATGCAGTACCAGAGGAACGACATCGACTTCCGCCGCGGCGTCTTCCGCGTGCGCGGGGACACGATCGACGTCTTCCCCGCGGAACACGGCGAGACCGCACTTCGCATCCAGCTCTTCGATGACGTGGTCGAATCCCTGACGCTCTTCGATCCGCTCACCGGCGAGTTGCTGCACAAGATTCCGCGCTTCACGCTCTACGCCAAGAGCCACTACGTGACGCCGCGCGATACCGTGCTGCGCGCCATCGAGACCATCAAGGCGGAGCTTCGCGAGCGGCTGGACCAGTTCCAGCAGGAGGGAAAGCTCCTCGAGCTCCAGCGCCTGCAGCAGCGCACGCACTTCGACCTCGAGATGATGAACGAGCTCGGGTTCTGCAAGGGCATCGAGAACTACACGCGCCACCTGTCCGGCCGTGCGCCCGGCGAGCCACCGCCCACGCTGATCGACTACCTGCCGCACAACGCGCTCGTCGTTATCGACGAGAGCCACGTGACCATTCCGCAGATCGGCGGCATGTTCAACGGCGACCGCGCGCGGAAGACGACGCTGGTGGACTACGGCTTCCGCCTGCCGTCGGCCCTGGACAACCGCCCGCTCAAGTTCGAGGAGTTCGAGCGGCAGGTCAAACAAGCAGTCTTCGTCTCCGCGACGCCCGCCGACTACGAGAAGACGCATGCCGGGCAAGTGGTCGAGCAGGTGGTTCGCCCGACCGGACTCGTCGATCCCACGGTCGAGGTGCGGCCGGCCTCGTCGCAGGTCGATGACCTGCTGTCGGAGATCACCAAGCGAGTCGCGGTGAACGAGCGCGTGCTGGTCACCACGCTCACCAAGCGCATGGCCGAGGACCTCACCGATTATCTCGGCGAGCACGGCGTGAAGGTGCGCTACCTGCACTCGGACGTGGATACCGTGGAACGGGTGGAGATCATCCGCGACCTTCGCAAGGGCATGTTCGACGTGCTGGTGGGCATCAACCTGCTGCGCGAGGGCCTGGATCTTCCCGAAGTGTCGCTGGTGGCGATCCTCGATGCGGACAAGGAAGGGTTCCTGCGCTCCGGCCGCTCGCTCATCCAGACCATCGGCCGCGCCGCGCGCCACATCAACGGCAGGGCGATCCTCTACGCCGACAACATGACGGACTCGATGAAGCTCGCCATCGGCGAGACGGATCGCCGGCGCGCGAAGCAGGTGGCCTTCAACCTCGAGCACGGCATCGAGCCCAAGGGCATCTCGAAGCGCATCAAGGACCTCATCGACGGCGTCTACAGCTCCGAGGACGCGCGCGATGCGAAGGAGGCGAGGGCGCTCGCCCGCGAGGACGAGAAGGTCGAGTCCCTCGGCGAGAAGCAGCTCGACAAGCGCATCCGCACGCTCGAGAAGGAGATGCTCGAGGCGGCGCGCAACCTCGAGTTCGAGCGCGCGGCCCAGATGCGAGACGAGCTCCGCCGCCTGCGCGACCGCCTGATGATGGTGGGCGGGGAAGGATAG
- a CDS encoding pyridoxal phosphate-dependent aminotransferase translates to MSFIAQRLKAIKPSPTLAITAKAAKLKSEGKDIIGLGAGEPDFDTPQFIKDAAIAAMNKGFTKYTPAGGTSSLKKAIIAKYKRDNGLDYTEKQILVSVGGKQSCFNLCMALLDKGDEVIIPAPYWVSYPDMAMMADATPVFIQAGIEQGFRITAAQLERAITPKTRLLFLNSPSNPSGAIYAKADLVALGEVLRKHPRIVIATDDMYEHILLDGSKFVNILDACPDLFNRTVVLNGVSKAYSMTGWRIGYCGGPEELIWAMENVQSHSTSNPSSISQYAAEAALNGDQGCIDPMVVAFKERGKFISEALNAIPGVKCLKPQGAFYVFPDLREAIARLHADGKLKSPTDAALTEYLMEQEKAVAVVPGSAFGMEGYVRISYATSMDNLKKAAERMSKALTPATVPA, encoded by the coding sequence ATGTCGTTCATCGCCCAGCGCCTCAAGGCCATCAAGCCGTCCCCCACCCTCGCCATTACCGCCAAGGCTGCCAAGCTGAAATCGGAGGGCAAGGACATCATCGGCCTCGGTGCCGGCGAGCCGGACTTCGACACGCCCCAGTTCATCAAGGACGCGGCCATCGCCGCCATGAACAAGGGCTTCACCAAGTACACGCCGGCCGGCGGCACGTCCTCGCTGAAGAAGGCCATCATCGCCAAGTACAAGCGCGACAACGGCCTGGACTACACCGAGAAGCAGATCCTCGTCTCCGTCGGCGGCAAGCAGAGCTGCTTCAACCTCTGCATGGCGCTGCTGGACAAGGGCGACGAGGTCATCATCCCCGCCCCCTATTGGGTCTCGTACCCCGACATGGCGATGATGGCCGACGCGACGCCGGTCTTCATCCAGGCCGGCATCGAGCAGGGCTTCCGCATCACCGCGGCGCAGCTCGAGCGCGCCATCACGCCGAAGACGCGGCTCCTGTTCCTGAACAGCCCGTCCAATCCGAGCGGCGCCATCTACGCCAAGGCCGATCTCGTGGCGCTCGGCGAAGTGCTCCGCAAGCACCCGCGCATCGTGATCGCCACGGACGACATGTACGAGCACATCCTGCTCGACGGCTCGAAGTTCGTGAACATCCTCGACGCCTGCCCCGACCTCTTCAACCGCACCGTCGTGCTGAACGGCGTCTCCAAGGCGTACTCGATGACCGGCTGGCGCATCGGCTACTGCGGCGGTCCGGAGGAGCTCATCTGGGCGATGGAGAACGTGCAGTCGCATTCGACCTCCAACCCCTCCTCCATCTCGCAGTACGCGGCCGAAGCGGCGCTGAACGGCGACCAGGGCTGCATCGACCCGATGGTTGTCGCCTTCAAGGAGCGCGGCAAGTTCATCTCCGAGGCCCTCAATGCGATCCCGGGCGTGAAGTGCCTGAAGCCCCAGGGCGCGTTCTACGTGTTCCCGGATCTTCGCGAAGCCATCGCGCGCCTGCATGCGGACGGCAAGCTGAAGTCGCCGACGGATGCCGCGCTGACGGAGTACCTGATGGAGCAGGAGAAGGCCGTCGCTGTCGTGCCGGGCTCCGCCTTCGGCATGGAAGGTTACGTCCGCATCAGCTACGCCACGTCGATGGACAACCTCAAGAAGGCCGCCGAGCGCATGAGCAAGGCGCTCACGCCGGCGACGGTGCCCGCCTGA